In the genome of Rhodoplanes sp. Z2-YC6860, one region contains:
- a CDS encoding HU family DNA-binding protein, which yields MATQPAAAAAKAKQNTVSLKHLAATLAEDHEMPKKQAEALLGDLVNLVTKHLKKGDRIRLVGLGVLQVRKRAARMGRNPATGEPIEIKASKKVAFRAAKELKEAV from the coding sequence ATGGCCACTCAGCCAGCAGCCGCCGCCGCGAAGGCCAAGCAGAATACCGTCAGCCTCAAGCACCTAGCCGCCACCTTGGCCGAGGATCATGAGATGCCGAAGAAGCAGGCCGAAGCCCTCCTCGGTGATCTCGTCAACCTCGTCACAAAGCATCTGAAGAAAGGCGACCGTATCCGTCTCGTCGGCCTCGGCGTCCTTCAGGTTCGCAAGCGTGCGGCGCGCATGGGCCGCAACCCCGCGACCGGTGAGCCGATCGAAATCAAAGCGAGCAAGAAGGTAGCCTTCCGCGCCGCCAAGGAGCTGAAGGAAGCAGTCTGA